In the genome of Haloferax mediterranei ATCC 33500, one region contains:
- a CDS encoding P-loop NTPase: MTENPLPNPKSSDSDADTSTNEQETTLQDRVESALQAVRDPNAGVNVFEAGLIESLDIEGKRVTVEAAVTEFGDSNATGIMQAIVRAVRDVPGVESAHVEPVAPSSEGGTGGVSGFDTIIAVASAKGGVGKSTISTGLACALAAGRSTGLFDADIHGPNVPSLLDATGPVHSDGEGNPLPIEVTDSGTGLDVMSIGLMETGAPLAWRGAMAHDALTELFTNTAWRADDTLVLDLPPGTGDVVLTTLQEVSVDGVVVVTTPFQSSLEDTARSIELFRDNEVPVLGAVVNMGEFSCPSCGDTHDLFPGSEHEETLDAPVLAELPFATRLQETPAPGDVAPEMMQLADTVVDAAETAWDLAVPDNALDIRGAAPEARRQLVAERFTSLESGDTFTLVSDRDPTPVREFLGGLTDRNPGDIEGFEVERQTPSDWVLRATRP; this comes from the coding sequence ATGACTGAGAACCCACTACCAAATCCCAAATCGAGCGATTCGGATGCCGACACCTCTACGAACGAGCAGGAGACGACACTGCAAGACCGAGTCGAATCCGCGTTGCAAGCGGTGAGAGACCCCAATGCCGGCGTCAACGTCTTCGAGGCCGGACTCATTGAGTCACTCGACATCGAGGGCAAGCGCGTGACCGTCGAAGCTGCGGTCACCGAATTCGGTGACTCGAACGCGACGGGAATCATGCAGGCAATCGTCAGGGCAGTTCGCGACGTGCCCGGCGTCGAGAGCGCCCACGTCGAACCCGTCGCACCCTCCTCGGAGGGCGGCACCGGCGGTGTTTCCGGATTCGACACCATCATCGCCGTCGCAAGCGCGAAAGGTGGCGTCGGAAAGTCTACTATTTCGACTGGTCTCGCCTGTGCGCTCGCGGCCGGCCGGTCGACCGGACTGTTCGATGCCGACATTCACGGGCCGAACGTGCCATCGCTTCTCGATGCGACCGGACCAGTCCACTCGGACGGGGAGGGAAACCCACTCCCCATCGAAGTGACTGACTCGGGGACGGGCCTCGACGTGATGAGCATCGGCCTGATGGAGACCGGGGCACCGCTCGCGTGGCGCGGTGCGATGGCGCACGACGCACTGACGGAACTCTTCACGAACACTGCGTGGCGTGCCGACGACACCTTGGTCCTCGATTTGCCGCCGGGAACCGGCGATGTCGTCTTGACCACGCTTCAGGAGGTCTCGGTCGACGGCGTCGTCGTGGTGACGACCCCATTCCAGTCGAGTCTCGAAGATACCGCGAGGAGCATCGAACTGTTCCGGGATAACGAGGTCCCGGTGCTCGGTGCGGTCGTCAACATGGGCGAGTTCTCCTGTCCATCCTGCGGCGATACCCACGACCTGTTCCCGGGAAGCGAACACGAAGAAACGCTTGACGCGCCGGTACTCGCCGAACTGCCGTTTGCGACACGGCTCCAAGAGACGCCAGCGCCCGGTGACGTTGCGCCGGAGATGATGCAACTCGCCGATACCGTCGTCGATGCGGCGGAAACAGCTTGGGACCTCGCTGTCCCGGACAACGCGCTCGACATTCGCGGAGCAGCGCCAGAAGCGCGTCGACAACTCGTTGCCGAACGGTTCACGTCGCTCGAAAGCGGAGACACGTTCACGCTCGTCAGCGACCGCGACCCGACGCCAGTGAGGGAATTCCTCGGTGGACTAACCGACCGAAATCCCGGAGACATCGAGGGATTCGAGGTCGAGCGCCAGACGCCGAGCGACTGGGTTCTTAGGGCGACGAGACCGTAA
- a CDS encoding HEAT repeat domain-containing protein, giving the protein MRDEEEATDGPPDPQLHPERSPGFGTEPAGFEDIEVDRDVTIGEASLAELGASDTEPVENDAVSDLLASLAGDDVIERRRAALALAEREQDERIVRALRSAATTDDDAEVRQFSVEALAKHGGSLAAQTARTLTDDPEPWVRAEAVVALDRLDRDEHEDVIASALDDEHHAVRRNAIVSLFKLRGEDTLSVLVGAADDPSERVREWVAHLLGGIDHEQADETLVELTDDESSIVRETAIRAREVDAGSFRRQFTGVLDETDRTLPGEDDLNRTPNL; this is encoded by the coding sequence ATGAGAGACGAAGAAGAGGCGACTGACGGACCGCCGGACCCGCAACTACACCCCGAGCGGAGTCCGGGGTTCGGAACAGAGCCTGCGGGCTTCGAAGACATCGAAGTCGACCGCGACGTGACCATCGGCGAAGCGTCGCTCGCAGAACTCGGTGCCAGTGACACTGAACCAGTCGAAAACGACGCCGTTTCCGACCTGCTCGCCTCGCTCGCCGGCGACGACGTTATCGAGCGCCGTCGCGCCGCACTTGCACTCGCAGAACGGGAGCAAGACGAACGAATCGTCCGCGCGCTGCGCAGCGCCGCGACGACCGACGACGACGCCGAAGTCCGACAGTTCTCCGTCGAGGCGCTTGCCAAACACGGTGGCTCACTTGCGGCCCAGACGGCGCGAACGCTGACCGACGACCCAGAACCGTGGGTTCGGGCGGAGGCCGTCGTCGCACTGGACCGACTAGACCGAGACGAACACGAAGACGTAATCGCGAGCGCGCTGGACGACGAACATCACGCCGTTCGCCGAAACGCCATCGTCTCGCTGTTCAAACTCCGCGGGGAAGACACGCTCTCCGTGCTCGTCGGGGCGGCAGACGACCCGAGCGAGCGGGTCCGGGAGTGGGTCGCGCATCTACTCGGCGGCATCGACCACGAACAAGCCGACGAGACGCTGGTGGAACTGACCGACGACGAGAGCAGTATCGTCCGAGAGACCGCTATCCGCGCACGCGAAGTCGATGCAGGAAGCTTTCGCCGGCAGTTTACCGGCGTGCTCGACGAAACCGACCGCACGCTTCCCGGAGAGGACGACCTCAATCGAACTCCGAACCTCTGA
- a CDS encoding molecular chaperone TorD family protein, whose product MNTKANSNGDAGSEPPQLERLDPKQIDRETTARAGIYTVMATLLDEPDDSVYARLASGDTDAAVRDLLDSTGLSVEPPDLTVDDDHDTLCARFNDLFTVGYAEYTDRTDGSLDSEGPRISLYETSYRPEAAWNDVNLDLARAYDYFGLEIDQSARDNHDYLPYQLEFAGYLARLEAASSDDAARARLDLHDRHLHVVASGLADRMAQEPGAKLYGELASFIDRFVAADQQALAERFEGGDGG is encoded by the coding sequence ATGAACACGAAAGCAAATTCGAACGGTGACGCCGGGTCCGAACCGCCGCAATTGGAGCGACTCGACCCGAAGCAAATCGACCGCGAGACCACCGCCCGGGCGGGAATCTACACCGTCATGGCTACGCTACTCGACGAACCCGACGATTCGGTCTACGCTCGACTCGCGTCCGGCGATACCGACGCCGCCGTTCGGGACCTACTCGACTCGACCGGATTGTCGGTCGAGCCGCCGGATTTGACCGTCGACGACGACCACGACACCCTCTGTGCGAGATTCAACGACCTGTTCACGGTGGGCTACGCGGAGTACACGGACCGAACCGACGGGTCACTCGACAGCGAAGGGCCGCGAATCTCGCTGTACGAGACATCCTACCGGCCGGAAGCGGCCTGGAACGACGTGAACCTCGATTTGGCACGGGCGTACGACTACTTCGGTCTCGAAATCGACCAGTCGGCCCGCGACAACCACGATTACCTCCCGTATCAGTTGGAGTTCGCGGGGTACCTCGCACGGCTGGAGGCCGCGTCCTCGGACGACGCTGCACGGGCGAGACTCGACTTACACGACCGACATCTCCACGTCGTCGCCAGCGGACTCGCCGACCGGATGGCCCAAGAACCCGGCGCGAAACTGTACGGCGAACTCGCCTCGTTTATCGACCGATTCGTCGCCGCCGACCAGCAGGCTCTCGCCGAGCGATTCGAAGGGGGTGACGGCGGGTGA
- a CDS encoding ethylbenzene dehydrogenase-related protein: MSKKSEKRATAVAAVVVCLVVLLTAVGPAMVTARPANEIPVESVLAEDQPQQPTSEAWNSVPAVEVPMASAPSGLPNASDTSIETLRVQSARTEERLYVRLSWADGTADRNISGPQQFVDAAAVQVPVNTTARPPISMGSTRNPVNVWYWRADGETEELLAGGPGTTTKFEQSAVETKTAYDDGRWTIVMSRELNSDAENRTSFAANDDVDVAFAVWNGSQMERSGRKSVSEWYHFPFGPGPQGPPYESILWTVAGLAIVGVALVTIQAVQKNGGD, from the coding sequence ATGAGTAAGAAAAGCGAAAAGCGAGCAACAGCAGTCGCGGCAGTCGTCGTCTGTCTGGTCGTGCTGCTAACAGCAGTCGGTCCAGCGATGGTTACGGCGCGACCGGCGAACGAGATTCCGGTTGAATCGGTATTAGCCGAAGACCAGCCTCAGCAACCCACGAGCGAGGCCTGGAATAGCGTTCCGGCCGTCGAAGTCCCGATGGCCAGCGCGCCGAGCGGGCTTCCAAACGCCAGTGACACGTCCATCGAGACACTTCGTGTCCAATCCGCCCGGACAGAAGAGCGACTGTACGTCCGTCTCTCGTGGGCGGACGGAACTGCCGACCGCAACATCTCGGGACCCCAACAATTCGTCGACGCCGCCGCGGTGCAGGTCCCGGTCAACACCACCGCACGACCCCCGATTTCGATGGGGAGCACCCGTAACCCCGTGAACGTCTGGTACTGGCGCGCCGACGGCGAGACCGAAGAACTGCTCGCCGGAGGACCGGGAACGACGACGAAGTTCGAGCAGTCTGCCGTCGAGACGAAAACGGCGTACGACGACGGTCGCTGGACGATTGTCATGTCCCGCGAACTCAACTCGGATGCGGAAAACCGGACCTCGTTCGCAGCGAACGACGACGTCGACGTGGCCTTCGCAGTGTGGAACGGGTCCCAGATGGAACGGTCGGGACGGAAATCCGTCAGCGAGTGGTATCATTTCCCGTTCGGGCCCGGCCCACAGGGACCGCCGTACGAGTCGATTCTGTGGACGGTCGCCGGACTCGCTATCGTCGGTGTCGCACTGGTAACGATTCAAGCGGTACAGAAGAACGGAGGTGACTGA
- the narH gene encoding nitrate reductase subunit beta: protein MSTDSDAETVDLADGVDHQVAMVMDLNKCIGCQTCTVACKSLWTEGGGRDYMYWNNVETKPGKGYPRNWEESGGGWKSSEHKERKPGQIPDKEDYGDAWEFNHEEIMYNGSDRPLRPDSDPEWGPNWDEDQGTGEYPNSYYFYLPRICNHCTHPSCVEACPRKAIYKREEDGIVLIDQERCRGYRYCVEGCPYKKVYYNATQKTSEKCIFCYPRIEGEGPDGKTFAPACAEDCPPQLRLVGFLDDEQGPIHKLVEEYEVALPLHPEYQTQPNVYYIPPFAPPQHSEDGESVDVDRIPRNYLEELFGERVHDALDTIEREREKVNRGGGSELLDMLTDTNPARKFRLEVFDDD from the coding sequence ATGAGTACTGACAGCGATGCCGAGACGGTCGACCTCGCAGACGGCGTCGACCACCAGGTCGCGATGGTGATGGACCTGAACAAGTGTATCGGCTGTCAGACGTGTACAGTCGCGTGCAAGTCGCTGTGGACCGAAGGCGGCGGCCGCGATTACATGTACTGGAACAACGTCGAAACGAAGCCCGGGAAGGGGTACCCGCGCAACTGGGAAGAATCCGGTGGCGGCTGGAAATCGTCCGAGCACAAGGAGCGTAAGCCCGGTCAGATACCCGATAAGGAGGACTACGGCGACGCGTGGGAGTTCAACCACGAGGAGATTATGTACAACGGGAGCGACCGGCCGCTTCGCCCCGACAGCGACCCCGAATGGGGACCGAACTGGGACGAAGACCAAGGTACCGGCGAGTATCCCAACTCGTACTACTTCTACCTCCCGCGTATCTGTAACCACTGTACGCATCCGTCCTGTGTGGAAGCCTGCCCGCGGAAGGCCATCTACAAGCGCGAAGAGGACGGCATCGTCCTCATCGACCAAGAGCGGTGTCGCGGCTACCGATACTGCGTCGAAGGCTGTCCCTACAAGAAGGTGTACTACAACGCGACCCAGAAAACGTCCGAGAAGTGCATCTTCTGTTACCCCCGAATCGAAGGCGAAGGGCCGGACGGTAAGACGTTTGCCCCCGCCTGCGCGGAGGACTGCCCGCCACAACTCCGCCTCGTCGGGTTCCTCGACGATGAGCAGGGACCCATCCACAAACTCGTCGAGGAGTACGAGGTGGCGCTGCCGCTGCACCCGGAGTACCAGACGCAACCGAACGTCTACTACATCCCGCCGTTCGCGCCGCCGCAGCACTCCGAAGACGGTGAGTCGGTGGACGTAGACCGTATTCCGCGGAACTACCTCGAAGAACTGTTCGGCGAGCGCGTCCACGACGCCCTCGACACAATCGAGAGAGAACGCGAGAAAGTCAACCGCGGTGGGGGAAGCGAGCTACTCGATATGCTGACAGACACGAATCCGGCACGAAAGTTCCGATTGGAGGTGTTCGATGATGATTGA
- the narG gene encoding nitrate reductase subunit alpha, with the protein MSRNDASQLDDGETTAESPPDDQANDAPEVGDPPGDPVDADSGVSRRTFLEGIGVASLLGIGTSAASDDSLFQMGGLKPVDDPIGNYPYRDWEDLYREKWDWDSVSRSTHSVNCTGSCSWNVYVKNGQVWREEQSGDYPRFDESLPDPNPRGCQKGACYTDYVNADQRIKHPLKRVGERGEGKWKRISWDEALTEIAEHVVDEVEAGRYDAISGFTPIPAMSPVSFASGSRLVNLLGGVSHSFYDWYSDLPPGQPITWGTQTDNAESADWYNADYIIAWGSNINVTRIPDAKYFLESGYNGTKRVGVFTDYSQTAIHTDEWLSPDSGTDTALALGMAQTIVDEGLYDEAHLKEQTDMPLLVRQDTGKFLRASDVPSVNTDADRPEWMLLMLDSNGRIREAPGSLGERDGQKDYSKSIELDFDPQLDGETTVQTQSGRVQVRTVWAELRDELANWDPEMVHEETTVGKETYQRIAREFAEADKAKIIQGKGVNDWYHNDLGNRALQLLVTLTGNLGEQGTGLDHYVGQEKIWTFHGWKTLSFPTGKVRGVPTTLWTYYHAGILDNTDPDTAAKIRESIDKGWMPVYPEERDNGSRPDPTTMFVWRGNYFNQAKGNVAVEEQLWPKLDLVVDINFRMDSTAMYSDIVLPTASHYEKHDLSMTDMHTYVHPFTPAVEPLGESKTDWQIFRELAQKIQEVATERGVEPISDRKFDREIDLQSVYDDYVRDWETGEEGALAEDRAACEYILEHSEESNPADSDEQITFADTVEQPQRLLEAGDHWTSDIEDGEAYAPWKDFVQDKNPWPTVTGRQQYYIDHDWFLELGEELPTHKEGPENTGGDYPMEYNTPHGRWAIHSTWRDSEKLLRLQRGEPLLYLHPEDAEERGIEDGDSVEVFNDLAEVELQAKIYPSSQRGTARMYFAWERFQFDSDSNFNSLVPMYMKPTQLVQYPEDSGEHLHFFPNYWGPTGVNSDVRVDVRKAGGGDE; encoded by the coding sequence ATGAGCCGAAACGACGCATCCCAACTCGACGACGGCGAGACGACAGCCGAATCGCCACCAGACGACCAAGCAAACGACGCGCCCGAAGTCGGTGACCCGCCGGGAGACCCGGTGGACGCCGATAGTGGAGTCTCTCGACGGACCTTCCTCGAAGGAATCGGCGTGGCGTCGTTGCTCGGTATCGGCACCTCCGCAGCCTCCGACGACAGTCTCTTTCAAATGGGCGGGCTGAAACCCGTCGACGACCCCATCGGCAACTACCCCTACCGCGACTGGGAGGACCTCTACCGCGAGAAGTGGGACTGGGACTCGGTCTCCCGTTCGACCCACAGCGTCAACTGCACCGGCAGTTGCTCGTGGAACGTCTACGTGAAAAACGGCCAAGTGTGGCGAGAAGAGCAGTCGGGGGACTACCCGCGCTTCGACGAAAGCCTCCCGGACCCGAACCCACGCGGCTGTCAGAAAGGTGCGTGTTACACCGACTACGTCAACGCCGACCAGCGCATCAAACACCCGCTCAAGCGCGTCGGCGAACGCGGCGAAGGAAAGTGGAAACGCATCTCGTGGGACGAAGCGCTCACAGAAATCGCAGAACACGTCGTCGACGAGGTGGAGGCTGGTCGGTACGACGCCATCAGCGGTTTTACACCGATTCCAGCGATGAGTCCGGTTTCGTTCGCCAGCGGCTCTCGACTCGTCAACCTGCTCGGCGGCGTCAGTCACTCGTTTTACGACTGGTACTCCGACCTCCCACCGGGGCAACCGATTACGTGGGGGACGCAGACGGACAACGCCGAAAGCGCCGACTGGTACAACGCCGACTACATCATCGCGTGGGGGTCGAACATCAACGTCACCCGTATCCCGGACGCGAAGTACTTCCTCGAATCGGGGTACAACGGGACCAAGCGCGTCGGCGTGTTCACCGACTACTCGCAGACTGCAATCCACACGGACGAGTGGCTCAGTCCCGACTCGGGGACGGACACTGCCCTCGCGCTCGGGATGGCACAAACCATCGTCGACGAAGGGCTGTACGACGAGGCGCACCTCAAAGAGCAGACGGATATGCCGCTTTTGGTCCGGCAGGACACGGGCAAGTTCCTTCGGGCAAGCGACGTGCCGTCGGTCAACACCGACGCGGACCGTCCCGAGTGGATGCTCCTCATGCTCGACTCGAACGGGCGAATCCGCGAGGCACCGGGGTCCCTCGGCGAACGCGACGGGCAGAAAGACTACTCGAAGAGCATCGAACTGGACTTCGACCCGCAACTCGACGGCGAAACAACGGTCCAAACCCAAAGTGGGCGCGTTCAGGTCCGGACCGTCTGGGCCGAGTTACGCGACGAACTCGCCAACTGGGACCCGGAGATGGTCCACGAAGAGACAACAGTTGGAAAGGAGACGTACCAGCGAATCGCCCGCGAGTTCGCCGAAGCGGACAAGGCGAAGATTATCCAGGGCAAAGGTGTCAACGACTGGTACCACAACGACCTCGGCAACCGCGCGCTGCAGTTGCTCGTCACCTTGACCGGCAACCTCGGTGAGCAGGGAACCGGCCTCGACCACTACGTCGGGCAAGAGAAGATTTGGACGTTCCACGGCTGGAAGACGCTCTCGTTCCCGACCGGGAAGGTCCGTGGCGTACCGACGACGCTGTGGACCTACTACCACGCTGGCATCCTCGACAACACCGACCCGGACACCGCGGCAAAGATACGAGAATCCATCGACAAGGGCTGGATGCCCGTCTACCCGGAAGAGAGGGATAACGGCTCTCGGCCGGACCCGACGACGATGTTCGTCTGGCGTGGCAACTACTTCAACCAAGCCAAAGGCAACGTCGCCGTCGAAGAGCAACTGTGGCCGAAACTCGACCTCGTCGTCGACATCAACTTCCGGATGGATTCGACGGCGATGTACTCGGACATCGTGTTGCCGACGGCGAGCCACTACGAGAAACACGACCTGTCGATGACGGATATGCACACCTACGTGCATCCCTTTACGCCCGCGGTCGAACCGCTGGGCGAGTCGAAGACCGACTGGCAAATCTTCCGCGAACTCGCACAGAAGATTCAAGAGGTCGCCACCGAACGCGGCGTCGAACCCATCTCGGACCGCAAGTTCGACCGCGAAATCGACCTTCAGTCGGTGTACGACGATTACGTCCGCGACTGGGAAACCGGCGAGGAGGGCGCGCTCGCCGAAGACCGCGCCGCCTGCGAATACATCCTCGAACACTCCGAGGAGTCGAACCCGGCGGACAGCGACGAACAGATTACGTTCGCGGACACGGTCGAGCAACCGCAGCGACTGCTCGAAGCGGGTGACCACTGGACCTCAGATATCGAAGACGGCGAGGCCTACGCGCCGTGGAAAGACTTCGTGCAGGACAAAAACCCGTGGCCGACGGTCACCGGCAGACAGCAGTACTACATCGACCACGACTGGTTCCTCGAACTCGGCGAGGAGTTGCCGACGCACAAGGAGGGACCGGAGAACACGGGCGGTGACTACCCCATGGAGTACAACACACCCCACGGACGGTGGGCGATTCACTCGACGTGGCGGGATAGCGAGAAACTGCTCCGTCTCCAGCGGGGCGAACCGCTCCTCTACCTCCACCCGGAGGATGCCGAGGAGCGAGGTATCGAAGACGGCGATTCGGTCGAAGTGTTCAACGACCTCGCGGAGGTCGAATTGCAGGCGAAAATCTATCCGAGCAGTCAGCGCGGCACGGCTCGGATGTACTTCGCGTGGGAGCGGTTCCAGTTCGACAGCGACAGCAACTTCAACTCGCTGGTGCCGATGTACATGAAGCCGACCCAACTGGTGCAATATCCCGAAGATTCGGGCGAGCACCTCCATTTCTTCCCCAACTACTGGGGGCCGACGGGGGTCAACAGCGACGTTCGAGTCGACGTACGGAAAGCCGGAGGTGGTGACGAATGA
- a CDS encoding cytochrome b translates to MSRIDRLADQSADAGNRVYDWMNARFDLDSGRKFLGKAFPAEDSFLLGEVALFCFLLLVLTGMFLGMFFEPSTSDVKYEGSVAKFQGEEVPEAFASVLHITYDIPFGMFIRRMHHWAAHLFVASIGLHMLRVFFTGAYRNPREPNWVVGTALAGLSMGAAYTGYALPFDEFAATATGIGYNLATSIPLVGEVIGKAFFGGEFPSSATIPRLYFIHVLIIPIAIGVLLAIHMMILVRQKHTEAPRDDDVRGLTPKGGQPTDGAVTSDGGTESVVPKEDDSVVVGLPAFPNQTAVSAVVFFLTLATVAMLAGFLPVHNIAEYGPNNPAGTPELIMPDWFLMWVYGLLKLLPSWMSFTIPVVGIHISTEFVGGVLLPTLVFGIIAVWPFVDYHDKSVHFTANPLDRSWQTAVGVAAVQFIMIASIAGMNNLLGRALGVGTGVINPILTVALFVVPIGSGLLTYRILEDSTEQEHARQYTEQAEEADDD, encoded by the coding sequence ATGTCCCGAATCGACCGACTCGCCGACCAGAGCGCGGACGCCGGAAACCGTGTGTACGACTGGATGAACGCCCGATTCGACCTGGATAGCGGCCGTAAATTCCTCGGCAAGGCCTTCCCCGCAGAAGACTCGTTCCTTCTCGGAGAAGTCGCCCTGTTTTGTTTCCTGCTTCTCGTCCTGACGGGGATGTTCCTCGGGATGTTCTTCGAACCGTCGACGAGCGATGTCAAGTACGAAGGAAGCGTTGCCAAGTTCCAAGGAGAGGAGGTTCCGGAAGCGTTCGCAAGCGTCCTGCACATCACCTACGACATCCCGTTCGGGATGTTCATCCGGCGGATGCATCACTGGGCAGCCCACCTGTTCGTCGCCTCCATCGGGCTACATATGCTCAGGGTGTTCTTCACCGGAGCGTATCGAAACCCGCGTGAGCCGAACTGGGTCGTCGGCACCGCTCTCGCTGGACTCTCGATGGGCGCAGCCTACACTGGCTATGCGCTCCCGTTCGACGAGTTCGCCGCGACGGCGACGGGCATCGGCTACAACCTCGCAACGTCGATACCACTCGTGGGTGAAGTCATCGGGAAAGCGTTCTTCGGCGGTGAGTTCCCGTCGAGTGCGACGATTCCTCGGCTCTACTTCATCCACGTCCTCATCATCCCCATCGCAATCGGGGTGTTGCTGGCGATTCACATGATGATTCTCGTCCGGCAGAAACACACCGAAGCACCCCGTGACGACGACGTTCGAGGACTCACGCCGAAGGGTGGACAGCCAACAGATGGAGCCGTGACGAGTGACGGCGGAACCGAGTCCGTCGTCCCGAAAGAAGACGACAGCGTCGTCGTCGGACTACCGGCGTTCCCGAACCAGACGGCTGTGAGCGCAGTCGTCTTCTTCCTCACGCTGGCGACGGTCGCGATGCTGGCCGGATTCCTGCCAGTTCACAACATCGCGGAGTACGGGCCGAACAACCCCGCCGGAACGCCGGAACTCATCATGCCGGACTGGTTCCTGATGTGGGTGTACGGGCTCTTGAAGCTCCTGCCATCGTGGATGAGCTTCACGATTCCGGTCGTCGGCATCCACATCTCGACCGAGTTCGTCGGCGGCGTCCTGCTTCCGACGCTCGTCTTCGGTATTATCGCCGTGTGGCCGTTCGTCGATTACCACGACAAATCGGTTCACTTCACCGCAAACCCGCTGGACAGGTCGTGGCAGACCGCAGTCGGTGTCGCGGCGGTCCAGTTCATCATGATTGCCTCCATCGCGGGCATGAACAACCTCCTCGGTCGAGCACTCGGCGTCGGGACGGGCGTAATAAACCCGATTCTCACCGTCGCGTTGTTCGTCGTCCCAATCGGGTCCGGCCTCCTGACGTACCGGATTCTAGAGGACAGCACCGAGCAGGAGCACGCCAGACAGTACACGGAACAGGCAGAGGAGGCCGACGATGACTGA
- a CDS encoding Rieske 2Fe-2S domain-containing protein — METDRQGSESGACDGCCSDCSDEGTQSQQPTIFTDTRASLARRDYAKLLASVGGLTAVASLTAPLAGLTRVFEREYTGPVYSDGIYLVDGDGNRIEEKALSEGEKMTVFPEPRPGIEKAPTLLVRHAEDAYSDAVKTEYMVAGYTAYSKVCTHAGCMVSNEEDGTLVCPCHFGKFDPTDGAAVVGGPPSRALPQLPITVSSEGYLIATGDFNGPVGPGGD; from the coding sequence ATGGAAACAGACAGACAGGGTTCCGAGTCAGGAGCCTGCGACGGGTGTTGTAGCGACTGTTCAGATGAGGGAACACAGAGTCAACAGCCAACTATCTTCACCGATACGCGCGCATCGCTCGCCCGTCGCGACTACGCCAAACTACTCGCCAGCGTCGGTGGGTTGACGGCTGTCGCGAGCCTCACAGCACCGCTAGCTGGGCTGACGCGGGTGTTCGAGCGCGAGTACACCGGCCCTGTGTACTCTGACGGCATCTATCTCGTCGACGGCGATGGAAACCGAATCGAAGAAAAGGCGCTGTCGGAGGGTGAGAAGATGACAGTGTTCCCCGAGCCGCGACCGGGAATCGAGAAGGCACCGACGCTCCTCGTCCGGCACGCGGAGGACGCCTACAGCGACGCCGTCAAAACGGAATACATGGTCGCGGGCTACACGGCCTACTCGAAGGTCTGTACCCATGCAGGCTGTATGGTCTCTAACGAAGAAGACGGGACGCTCGTGTGCCCGTGTCACTTCGGGAAATTCGACCCAACCGACGGCGCGGCGGTCGTCGGTGGACCACCGTCGCGGGCGCTCCCGCAACTTCCGATTACCGTCTCCAGCGAGGGGTACCTTATCGCCACGGGCGATTTCAACGGGCCGGTCGGCCCGGGTGGTGACTGA
- a CDS encoding TetR/AcrR family transcriptional regulator — MKYTDADQGPSDTAEEIMEATLRALRKHGYANLTMQAIADEFDKTKAVLHYHYDTKDELLVAFLDYLLDRFIRRLDFETIDDPDARLSALVDRLLLEFDDDTSDETAPGFPAALLEVRAHAPHNDSYREQLTLNYELLKDMLTTIIDDGIEQGVFNPVDSEQTATLILAAIMGGRDYYSTTNRECVGEEVRDALQDQFLSELRTSDRT; from the coding sequence ATGAAATACACCGACGCAGATCAAGGACCATCGGACACCGCGGAAGAAATCATGGAGGCGACATTACGAGCCCTCCGGAAGCACGGGTATGCGAACCTCACGATGCAAGCAATCGCTGACGAGTTCGATAAAACAAAAGCTGTCTTACACTACCACTACGATACGAAAGACGAACTCCTCGTCGCATTTCTTGACTATCTTCTCGACCGGTTTATCCGACGCTTAGATTTCGAGACGATTGACGACCCGGATGCCCGGTTGAGTGCACTCGTAGACCGGCTACTACTAGAATTTGACGACGATACCTCAGATGAGACGGCTCCCGGATTTCCTGCAGCGCTTCTCGAAGTTCGTGCACACGCTCCTCACAACGATTCGTATCGAGAACAACTCACGCTGAACTACGAACTGTTGAAGGACATGTTGACCACCATCATCGACGATGGAATCGAACAAGGGGTTTTCAATCCAGTCGATTCGGAGCAGACGGCGACACTAATTCTGGCTGCGATTATGGGTGGCCGTGATTACTACAGTACGACCAACCGGGAGTGTGTCGGTGAAGAGGTTCGAGACGCCCTCCAGGACCAGTTTCTGAGCGAGTTGCGTACCTCCGACAGAACGTAA